One genomic window of Roseateles sp. DAIF2 includes the following:
- a CDS encoding TonB-dependent siderophore receptor — protein sequence MAQAAEPTQQDRAADAPAAALPTVRVKAQAGPATKVYPGGQVATEGRVGLLGDKDFMETPFSVISYTSQLIADRQAKDLTEVIAGTDPTVFSNGVTGAWSENYSIRGFSAGTADITVGGLFGMAPYYRTSPEMYERVEVLKGPSALLNGMPPGGSVGGAINLVPKRAGDAALTRLTATYLSDAQLGLHLDMGRRFGEHKQWGLRFNGVYRDGEASVKRQEKKVQLASLGLDWRGERVRVAADLYSSDDQIDGPARGINLAPGLGVPRPPKPDTLINPAWGFVETKDRGAMLRGEFELGERITAHAALGSSKTRYKYNGTMLAQLLDTAGNYRTSIGQLAFEVDKKSAELGLRGSFRTGDIGHSLNLSLSHYEQQQDDYGRRTVPGADWTTNLYQPVWGSAVPFVAPQILKTALRLNSYGVADTLSFAQDRVQLTLGLRRQDVVSDGFSIVTGARTSRYDQGATTPAVALLVKASGNISIYANYIEGFSQGARAPMDAANAGEEFAPYKTKQQELGLKLDLGDFAHTLSLYQIKRPSSYTDPVSKVFSFGGEQRNRGLEWSFFGTALRGLRLMGGAAYVDPKLTKTAGGVNQGRQATGVAKLQAKLGGEWDLPALPGLTLTANATSVSKQYISADNALWVPGRTTYDLGARYAGHAFGLPLTLRANIANVTNKAYWGMPLLSSLALGAPRTLMVSATVDL from the coding sequence ATGGCGCAGGCGGCCGAACCGACGCAGCAGGACCGCGCTGCGGATGCGCCTGCGGCCGCGCTGCCGACGGTGCGAGTCAAGGCGCAAGCCGGGCCGGCGACCAAGGTCTATCCGGGCGGGCAGGTGGCGACCGAGGGCCGTGTCGGCCTGCTGGGCGACAAGGACTTCATGGAGACGCCGTTCAGCGTCATCAGCTACACCAGCCAGCTGATTGCCGACCGGCAGGCCAAGGACCTCACCGAGGTGATCGCCGGCACCGACCCGACGGTGTTCAGCAACGGCGTCACCGGCGCCTGGAGCGAGAACTACTCGATCCGCGGCTTCAGTGCCGGCACCGCCGACATCACGGTCGGCGGCCTGTTCGGCATGGCGCCTTACTACCGCACCTCGCCCGAGATGTATGAGCGCGTCGAGGTGCTCAAGGGCCCGTCGGCCCTGCTCAACGGCATGCCGCCCGGCGGCTCGGTGGGCGGCGCCATCAATCTGGTGCCCAAGCGTGCCGGCGATGCGGCGCTGACCCGCCTCACGGCGACCTATCTGTCCGACGCGCAGCTGGGCCTGCATCTCGACATGGGGCGGCGCTTCGGCGAGCACAAGCAATGGGGTCTGCGCTTCAACGGCGTCTACCGGGATGGCGAAGCCTCGGTCAAGCGGCAGGAGAAGAAGGTGCAGCTGGCCTCGCTGGGCCTGGACTGGCGCGGCGAGCGCGTGCGCGTGGCCGCGGACCTGTACAGCAGCGACGACCAGATCGATGGTCCGGCGCGCGGCATCAACCTGGCGCCCGGGCTGGGCGTGCCCCGGCCGCCCAAGCCCGACACCCTGATCAACCCGGCCTGGGGTTTCGTCGAGACCAAGGACCGGGGCGCGATGCTGCGCGGCGAGTTCGAGCTGGGCGAGCGGATCACGGCCCACGCGGCCCTCGGCAGCAGCAAGACCCGCTACAAGTACAACGGCACGATGCTGGCCCAGCTGCTCGACACCGCCGGCAACTACCGCACCTCGATCGGCCAACTGGCCTTCGAGGTCGACAAGAAATCGGCCGAGCTGGGCCTGCGCGGCAGCTTCCGCACCGGCGACATCGGCCACAGCCTGAACCTGAGCCTCAGCCATTACGAGCAGCAGCAGGACGACTATGGGCGCCGCACCGTGCCCGGGGCCGACTGGACCACCAACCTCTACCAGCCGGTGTGGGGGTCGGCCGTGCCCTTCGTCGCGCCGCAGATCCTCAAGACGGCGCTGCGCCTGAACAGCTACGGTGTCGCGGACACCCTGTCCTTCGCGCAGGACCGGGTGCAGCTGACCCTGGGGCTGCGCCGCCAGGACGTGGTCAGCGACGGTTTCAGCATCGTGACCGGGGCCAGGACCTCGCGCTATGACCAGGGCGCGACGACGCCGGCGGTGGCCCTGCTGGTGAAGGCGAGCGGCAACATCTCGATCTACGCCAACTACATCGAGGGTTTCAGCCAGGGCGCCAGGGCGCCAATGGACGCCGCCAATGCGGGCGAGGAGTTCGCGCCCTACAAGACCAAGCAGCAGGAGCTGGGTCTCAAGCTGGATCTGGGCGACTTTGCGCACACGCTCAGCCTGTACCAGATCAAGCGCCCCAGCAGCTACACCGATCCGGTCAGCAAGGTCTTCTCCTTCGGCGGCGAGCAGCGCAACCGGGGCCTGGAATGGAGCTTCTTCGGCACGGCCCTGCGCGGCCTGCGCCTGATGGGCGGGGCCGCCTATGTCGACCCCAAGCTGACCAAGACCGCCGGCGGCGTGAATCAGGGCCGGCAGGCCACCGGCGTCGCCAAGCTGCAGGCCAAGCTGGGCGGTGAATGGGACCTGCCCGCGCTGCCGGGCCTGACCCTGACGGCCAATGCGACCTCGGTGTCCAAGCAGTACATCAGCGCCGACAATGCCCTGTGGGTGCCGGGCCGCACCACCTATGACCTCGGCGCGCGCTATGCCGGCCACGCCTTCGGCCTGCCGCTGACCCTGCGCGCCAATATCGCCAATGTGACGAACAAGGCCTACTGGGGCATGCCGCTGCTGTCCAGCCTGGCGCTGGGCGCGCCGCGCACCCTGATGGTCTCGGCGACGGTGGATCTGTGA
- a CDS encoding amino acid ABC transporter substrate-binding protein has product MAADGPSLARIKATGVVVIGYRPASLPFSYLDARLKPIGYSIELCDRVIAALKVRLKLPELETKRIAVGSATRMPLVANGTLDMECGITTNTAERARAQAFSVTTFVAETKLLSRGGDRFQSLADLRGKPVASTIGTTSIQYLHSVNEQQDLGFRIIAGLDDPEAFHLLQTGRARAFMMDDVLLRSLLAQLPSAEDYAISERALTVEPYGIGLNRDDPDFKKLVDEVLVGLYRSGEIFAIYKRWFESPIPPKGLNLKMPMSEAFKRVIANPTDTPDPAFYR; this is encoded by the coding sequence ATGGCGGCCGACGGCCCCTCGCTGGCGCGCATCAAGGCCACCGGCGTGGTCGTGATCGGCTACCGGCCGGCCTCGTTGCCCTTTTCCTATCTGGATGCCCGGCTCAAGCCGATCGGCTATTCGATCGAGCTGTGTGATCGCGTGATCGCGGCGCTGAAGGTAAGGCTCAAACTGCCCGAGCTGGAGACCAAGCGCATCGCGGTCGGCTCGGCCACGCGCATGCCGCTGGTGGCCAACGGCACCCTGGACATGGAATGCGGCATCACGACCAATACCGCCGAGCGTGCGCGCGCCCAGGCCTTCTCGGTCACCACCTTCGTGGCCGAGACCAAGCTGCTGTCGCGCGGCGGCGACCGTTTCCAGAGCCTGGCCGATCTGCGCGGCAAGCCGGTGGCCTCGACCATCGGCACCACCAGCATCCAGTACCTGCACAGCGTCAACGAGCAGCAGGACCTGGGCTTTCGCATCATCGCGGGCCTGGACGATCCCGAGGCCTTTCATCTGCTGCAGACCGGCCGCGCGCGCGCCTTCATGATGGACGATGTGCTGCTGCGCAGCCTGCTGGCCCAGCTGCCCAGCGCCGAGGACTATGCGATCTCCGAGCGCGCGCTGACCGTCGAGCCCTATGGCATCGGCCTGAACCGCGATGACCCGGACTTCAAGAAGCTGGTCGATGAGGTGCTGGTCGGCCTGTACCGCAGCGGCGAGATCTTCGCCATCTACAAGCGCTGGTTCGAGTCGCCGATCCCGCCCAAGGGCCTGAACCTGAAGATGCCGATGAGCGAGGCCTTCAAGCGCGTGATCGCGAACCCGACCGACACGCCCGATCCGGCCTTCTACCGCTGA
- a CDS encoding ABC transporter ATP-binding protein, translating into MITVRQLSKSYGGRSVLSGVDAEFPAGRVSSLIGPNGAGKSTLLMLMARLLQPSSGEILLEGRPVADIAVADYARQVATLRQSPGFSLRLTVEELVAFGRFPHGRGRLGAEDHQAIDAALDFLGLAPLRRAYLDELSGGQRQMAFLAMTIAQQTPVLLLDEPLNNLDMKHAVQIMRALRRLCDEQGRTVVLVIHDINFAANYSDHIVALKGGALRFSGPAEHVLTEPSLADLYELDFEILRSERAWLCNYFNPQGA; encoded by the coding sequence ATGATCACCGTCCGCCAGCTGAGCAAGAGCTATGGAGGCCGCTCGGTGCTGTCCGGCGTCGACGCCGAGTTCCCGGCCGGGCGCGTCAGCTCGCTGATCGGGCCCAATGGCGCCGGCAAGTCGACCCTGCTGATGCTGATGGCGCGGCTGCTGCAGCCCAGCAGCGGCGAGATCCTGCTGGAAGGCCGCCCGGTCGCGGATATCGCGGTGGCCGACTATGCGCGCCAGGTCGCGACCCTGCGCCAGTCGCCGGGTTTTAGCCTGCGCCTGACGGTGGAGGAGCTGGTCGCCTTCGGCCGTTTCCCGCATGGGCGGGGCCGGCTGGGCGCCGAGGACCATCAAGCGATCGACGCGGCCCTGGACTTCCTGGGGCTGGCGCCGTTGCGGCGCGCCTATCTCGACGAGCTCAGCGGCGGCCAGCGCCAGATGGCCTTCCTGGCGATGACCATCGCGCAGCAGACCCCGGTGCTGCTGTTGGACGAGCCGCTGAACAACCTCGACATGAAGCATGCGGTGCAGATCATGCGCGCGCTGCGCCGCCTGTGCGACGAGCAGGGCCGCACCGTGGTGCTGGTGATCCACGACATCAACTTCGCCGCCAACTACTCCGACCACATCGTCGCACTGAAGGGCGGGGCGCTGCGCTTCAGCGGCCCGGCCGAGCATGTCTTGACCGAGCCGAGCTTGGCCGATCTGTACGAGCTGGACTTCGAGATCCTGCGCAGCGAGCGCGCCTGGCTGTGCAACTACTTCAACCCTCAAGGAGCATGA
- a CDS encoding sigma-54 dependent transcriptional regulator, with amino-acid sequence MFEGYSVVFVEDDLPVRVSLTQTLELAGLTVTPCRSAEEALPHIGAGAQIIVISDVRLPGMDGRALQAHVQSVDPGIPVILITAHGDVAMAVQAMRDGAYDFIEKPFAPERLIDTARRALDTRLLRSAAEDLRAQLQRANGIEAALLGNSPAMQQLRRQILNLAGTSADVMILGETGTGKELVARCLHDQSARRDRNFVAINCGGLPEALFESELFGHEPGSFTSAAKRRIGKIEHANGGTLLLDEIETMPIALQIKLLRVLQERRLERLGSNEELPINVRFVAASKADLREMGEQGRFRSDLYYRLNVAMLQIPPLRERREDIPLLFQHFVAQACARYERAAPELSAERLRELMAHDWPGNVREIRNAADRFVLALDNLDGASALQDMPPLNLARQMDLVEKTLIEQALRRTQGKVPAAMELLGIAKKTLYDKLHRLGIEIDSFR; translated from the coding sequence ATGTTTGAGGGATACAGCGTCGTCTTCGTCGAGGACGATCTGCCGGTCCGGGTCAGCCTGACCCAGACCCTGGAGCTGGCCGGCCTGACGGTCACGCCCTGCCGCTCGGCGGAGGAGGCCCTGCCGCATATCGGCGCCGGCGCGCAGATCATCGTGATCAGCGATGTGCGCCTGCCCGGCATGGACGGGCGCGCGCTGCAGGCCCATGTGCAGTCGGTCGACCCGGGCATCCCGGTGATCCTGATCACCGCGCATGGCGATGTGGCGATGGCGGTGCAGGCGATGCGCGACGGCGCCTACGACTTCATCGAGAAACCCTTCGCGCCCGAGCGCCTGATCGACACCGCGCGGCGCGCGCTGGACACGCGCCTGCTGCGCAGCGCGGCCGAGGACCTGCGCGCCCAGCTGCAGCGCGCCAACGGCATCGAGGCCGCGCTGCTGGGTAATTCGCCGGCGATGCAGCAGCTGCGGCGCCAGATCCTGAACCTGGCCGGCACCTCGGCCGACGTGATGATCCTGGGCGAGACCGGCACCGGCAAGGAGCTGGTGGCGCGCTGCCTGCACGACCAGAGCGCGCGGCGCGACCGCAACTTCGTCGCGATCAACTGCGGCGGCCTGCCCGAAGCCCTGTTCGAGAGCGAACTGTTCGGCCATGAGCCCGGCTCCTTCACCTCGGCCGCGAAGCGCCGCATCGGCAAGATCGAGCATGCCAACGGCGGCACCCTGCTGCTGGACGAGATCGAGACCATGCCGATCGCGCTGCAGATCAAGCTGCTGCGCGTGCTGCAGGAGCGGCGCCTGGAGCGCCTGGGCTCGAACGAGGAGCTGCCGATCAATGTGCGCTTCGTCGCCGCCAGCAAGGCCGATCTGCGCGAGATGGGCGAGCAGGGGCGCTTTCGCAGCGACCTCTACTACCGCCTGAACGTCGCGATGCTGCAGATCCCGCCGCTGCGCGAGCGGCGCGAGGACATCCCGCTCTTGTTCCAGCATTTCGTTGCCCAGGCCTGCGCGCGCTACGAGCGCGCCGCGCCGGAGCTGAGCGCCGAGCGCCTGCGCGAGCTGATGGCGCATGACTGGCCCGGCAATGTGCGCGAGATCCGCAATGCCGCGGACCGCTTCGTGCTGGCGCTGGACAACCTGGACGGCGCCAGCGCGCTGCAGGACATGCCGCCGCTGAACCTGGCGCGCCAGATGGACCTGGTCGAGAAGACCCTGATCGAGCAGGCGCTGCGCCGCACCCAGGGCAAGGTGCCGGCTGCGATGGAGCTGCTCGGGATCGCGAAGAAGACCCTCTACGACAAGCTGCACCGGCTCGGCATCGAGATCGACAGCTTCCGCTGA
- a CDS encoding ABC transporter permease — MRARLLCLFLLLCAASLLIGARQIAWSQALSSGSGDAWLTLTASRLPRLAALVLSGVGLAVCGVILQHIVRNRFVEAGTSGGLDAAKLGILVSLTWLPAAGTLARMLFALAFCLAASLLFVAIIRRIRFRNTVLVPVIGLTYGSVLSALAEFYAYQHNILQSMRGWLLGDFSKVVQGHYEIIYLILPVVALSYLYAHRFTLLGMGEDMATSLGLGYAATAALGLLLVAVTVAATVITVGAIPFVGLVVPNLVALRYGENLSRTLPIVALGGASLLLACDIAGRLLIYPFEVPIGLTAGGVGGLLFLLLILRGLR; from the coding sequence ATGCGTGCACGGCTGCTGTGCCTGTTCCTGCTGCTCTGCGCCGCCTCGCTGCTGATCGGCGCGCGGCAGATCGCCTGGTCGCAGGCGCTGAGCAGCGGGTCGGGCGATGCCTGGCTGACCCTGACGGCCAGCCGCCTGCCGCGCCTGGCGGCGCTGGTGCTGAGCGGCGTGGGCCTGGCGGTCTGCGGCGTGATCCTGCAGCACATCGTGCGCAACCGTTTCGTCGAGGCCGGCACCTCGGGCGGGCTGGATGCGGCCAAGCTCGGCATCCTGGTCTCGCTGACCTGGTTGCCGGCCGCGGGCACGCTGGCGCGGATGCTGTTCGCGCTGGCCTTCTGCCTGGCCGCCAGCCTGCTGTTCGTCGCCATCATCCGCCGCATCCGCTTTCGCAACACGGTGCTGGTGCCGGTGATCGGCCTGACCTATGGCAGCGTGCTGAGCGCGCTGGCCGAGTTCTACGCCTACCAGCACAACATCCTGCAGAGCATGCGCGGCTGGCTGCTGGGCGACTTCTCCAAGGTCGTGCAGGGCCATTACGAGATCATCTACCTGATCCTGCCGGTGGTGGCGCTGAGCTATCTGTATGCGCATCGCTTCACCCTGCTGGGCATGGGCGAGGACATGGCCACCAGCCTGGGGCTGGGCTATGCGGCCACCGCCGCCCTGGGCCTGCTGCTGGTGGCGGTGACGGTGGCGGCCACGGTCATCACGGTCGGGGCGATTCCCTTCGTCGGGCTGGTGGTGCCGAACCTGGTCGCGCTGCGCTATGGCGAGAACCTGAGCCGCACCCTGCCGATCGTCGCGCTGGGCGGGGCCAGCCTGCTGCTGGCCTGCGACATCGCCGGGCGGCTGCTGATCTACCCGTTCGAGGTGCCGATCGGCCTGACCGCCGGCGGCGTCGGGGGCCTGCTGTTCCTGCTGCTGATCCTGCGGGGGCTGCGTTGA
- a CDS encoding ABC transporter ATP-binding protein, translated as MIKTLGRLLGEDASGLRRYVAMAALLGLLGGLTTATLVPVLGRLLAGDIDGAARWLAVLLAGVLACWAWRHRVERAGVRVGLTVLQGARHRLGEHVLRLPIGWFTPANTARLGHVVTQGMMSLAQLPAHVFTPVIGGLVAPLVLALVLCLLDWRLGLIALAALPLLAGISRLSAGLSRRADAAFQRNFANASRRMLEFAQAQAMLRAFNGEGGGTRFLEQAIEGQRRAGARLIWLSALSAVLNAWAVQAMFAALLIAAALGLNRQLGGGLAAGELVGSLVALLLVCRYVDPLLEVVGYGEVLRGARGQLDAVQELLAVEPLPEPAVPQAPRDASVELSDVHFGYAPDEPAVLRGVSLRVEPGSMTALVGASGSGKTTLMRLIARFFDVGQGRVRVGGVDVRQLSQAGLSGQIAQIFQDSYLFAGSIADNIRVGKPGASDAELLEAARQAGVTEIIERLPQGLATPVGEGGARLSGGERQRIAIARALIKDAPILLVDEATAALDAENQAAIAETLARLRGRRTLIVIAHQLSTVAMADQIVVLEGGRVVERGAPAALRAQPGPYARFLAQRRAAKGWRIASDAGEASR; from the coding sequence ATGATCAAGACCCTGGGCCGGTTGCTGGGCGAGGACGCGTCCGGCCTGCGCCGCTATGTGGCGATGGCCGCGCTGCTGGGCCTGCTGGGCGGGCTGACGACCGCCACCCTGGTGCCGGTGCTCGGCCGGCTGCTGGCCGGCGACATCGACGGCGCCGCGCGCTGGCTGGCCGTGCTGCTGGCCGGCGTGCTGGCCTGCTGGGCCTGGCGGCATCGGGTCGAGCGGGCCGGCGTGCGCGTCGGGCTCACGGTCCTGCAGGGCGCGCGCCACCGCCTGGGCGAGCATGTCCTGCGCCTGCCGATCGGCTGGTTCACGCCCGCCAATACCGCGCGGCTGGGCCATGTGGTCACGCAGGGCATGATGAGCCTGGCCCAGCTGCCCGCGCATGTGTTCACGCCGGTCATCGGCGGCCTGGTGGCGCCGCTGGTCCTGGCCCTGGTGCTGTGCCTGCTGGACTGGCGGCTCGGCCTGATCGCGCTGGCGGCGCTGCCGCTGCTGGCCGGCATCTCCCGGCTCTCGGCCGGGTTGTCGCGGCGCGCCGATGCGGCCTTCCAGCGCAACTTCGCCAACGCGAGCCGGCGCATGCTGGAGTTCGCCCAGGCCCAGGCCATGCTGCGCGCCTTCAACGGCGAGGGCGGCGGCACGCGCTTCCTCGAGCAGGCGATCGAGGGGCAGCGCCGCGCCGGCGCGCGCCTGATCTGGCTCTCGGCCCTGTCGGCGGTGCTCAATGCCTGGGCCGTGCAGGCCATGTTCGCGGCCCTGCTGATCGCGGCGGCGCTGGGGCTGAACCGGCAACTGGGCGGCGGCCTGGCGGCGGGCGAGCTGGTCGGCAGCCTGGTCGCGCTGCTGCTGGTGTGTCGCTATGTCGACCCGCTGCTGGAGGTGGTCGGCTATGGCGAGGTGCTGCGCGGCGCGCGCGGCCAGCTCGATGCCGTGCAGGAGTTGCTGGCCGTCGAGCCGCTGCCGGAGCCGGCCGTGCCGCAGGCGCCGCGCGACGCCTCGGTCGAGCTGAGCGATGTTCATTTCGGCTATGCGCCGGATGAGCCCGCGGTGCTGCGCGGCGTGAGCCTGCGCGTCGAGCCGGGCAGCATGACCGCGCTGGTCGGCGCATCCGGCTCGGGCAAGACCACGCTGATGCGGTTGATCGCCCGCTTCTTCGATGTGGGGCAGGGCCGCGTGCGCGTCGGCGGCGTCGACGTGCGGCAGCTGTCCCAGGCGGGGCTGAGCGGCCAGATCGCGCAGATCTTCCAGGACAGCTATCTGTTCGCGGGCAGCATTGCCGACAACATCCGCGTCGGCAAGCCGGGCGCCAGCGATGCCGAGCTGCTGGAGGCAGCGCGGCAGGCCGGTGTGACGGAGATCATCGAGCGCCTGCCGCAGGGTCTGGCCACCCCGGTCGGGGAGGGCGGTGCGCGGCTGTCGGGCGGCGAGCGCCAGCGCATCGCGATCGCCCGTGCGCTGATCAAGGATGCGCCGATCCTGCTGGTCGACGAGGCCACCGCCGCGCTGGATGCCGAGAACCAGGCGGCCATCGCCGAGACCCTGGCGCGGCTGCGCGGGCGGCGCACCCTGATCGTGATCGCGCACCAGCTCTCGACGGTGGCGATGGCCGACCAGATCGTGGTGCTGGAGGGCGGCCGGGTGGTCGAGCGGGGTGCGCCCGCCGCGCTGCGCGCGCAGCCGGGGCCCTATGCGCGCTTCCTCGCGCAGCGCCGCGCGGCCAAGGGCTGGCGCATTGCCAGCGATGCCGGCGAGGCGTCCCGCTGA
- a CDS encoding siderophore ABC transporter substrate-binding protein codes for MNPKRRRCSLFLASAAASLLLLQGCGQQTAESSRQAATALAAPITIEHQLGRTVIAQRPQRVAVLDMNEADFLDQLGVPIAGMAKDYVPHFLARYKEAAEVQDLGAIVQPNVERVHALKPDLVLMTPIQASHYQELSEIAPTLHFDVDFRNSQQGHIAAVKSHLLTLGRIFGKEALAERKAAELDAKVAQARGVTEGRPEKALIVLHNNGAFSSFGVRSRYGFVFDALGVKPASSAAEASLHGQPISSEFIQQADPDILYVVDRTAVMERRAVMNAERMGNPLLRQTKAWKNGRVVFVDADAWYITAASVSSLQIVIDDVLKGYRP; via the coding sequence ATGAATCCCAAGCGCAGGCGCTGCAGCCTGTTCCTGGCCAGTGCGGCGGCGAGCTTGCTGCTGCTGCAAGGCTGCGGCCAGCAGACGGCCGAGTCGTCCCGGCAGGCCGCCACGGCGCTGGCCGCGCCCATCACCATCGAGCACCAGCTGGGCCGCACCGTGATCGCGCAGCGCCCGCAGCGGGTCGCGGTGCTGGACATGAACGAGGCCGATTTCCTGGACCAGCTCGGCGTGCCGATCGCCGGCATGGCCAAGGACTACGTGCCGCATTTCCTGGCCCGCTACAAGGAAGCCGCCGAGGTGCAGGACCTGGGCGCCATCGTCCAGCCGAATGTGGAGCGCGTGCATGCGCTCAAGCCCGATCTGGTGCTGATGACGCCGATCCAGGCCAGCCATTACCAGGAGCTGAGCGAGATCGCGCCGACCCTGCATTTCGACGTGGATTTCAGGAACAGCCAGCAGGGCCATATCGCCGCGGTGAAGAGCCATCTGCTGACCCTGGGCCGCATCTTCGGCAAGGAGGCGCTGGCCGAGCGCAAGGCCGCCGAGCTCGACGCCAAGGTGGCGCAGGCCCGCGGCGTGACCGAGGGGCGGCCCGAGAAGGCCCTGATCGTGCTGCACAACAACGGCGCCTTCAGCTCCTTCGGGGTGCGCTCGCGCTACGGCTTCGTGTTCGACGCGTTGGGCGTCAAGCCGGCCAGCAGCGCCGCCGAGGCCAGCCTGCATGGCCAGCCGATCTCCAGCGAGTTCATCCAGCAGGCCGATCCCGACATCCTCTACGTGGTCGACCGCACGGCCGTGATGGAGCGCCGAGCGGTGATGAATGCCGAGCGCATGGGCAACCCGCTGCTGCGCCAGACCAAGGCCTGGAAGAACGGCCGCGTGGTCTTCGTCGACGCCGATGCCTGGTACATCACGGCCGCCAGCGTCAGCTCGCTGCAGATCGTCATCGACGATGTGCTGAAGGGCTACCGGCCTTAA
- a CDS encoding iron chelate uptake ABC transporter family permease subunit: MRGSIVRRAALPVLVILALVFVFAGSGLDFGYVIPKRLLRLAAIGVGGVCVALSAIVFQTLVNNRILTPAVMGYEAVYLLWQSLLLLLLGTHGPALLGASGGFLVALLLMLGYSWALQRWLLGDGGSDVYRLLLLGLVLTMMIGTATQFIQLRISPGEFAVLEHLSNTSFNRVRPETLLYAALALAAVCLLARKTLPVLDVLALGPEQAQSLGVEHGRQMRFLLALIAILVAVSTSLIGPTAFMGIFVAHIAYALAGSSRHRVTLPLACAVAIAIFIVAQLLVEHVFNYKTTVGILINLVCGAYFLALTVRARGSAA; encoded by the coding sequence ATGCGTGGCTCGATCGTGCGCCGGGCGGCGCTGCCGGTGCTCGTGATACTGGCGCTGGTCTTCGTGTTCGCCGGCTCGGGGCTGGACTTCGGCTATGTGATCCCGAAGCGGCTGCTGCGGCTGGCGGCCATCGGGGTCGGCGGCGTCTGCGTCGCGTTGTCGGCCATCGTGTTCCAGACCCTGGTCAACAACCGCATCCTGACGCCGGCGGTGATGGGCTACGAGGCGGTCTACCTGCTGTGGCAGTCGCTGCTCCTGCTGCTGCTGGGCACGCATGGGCCGGCCCTGCTGGGCGCGAGCGGCGGCTTCCTGGTCGCGCTGCTGCTGATGCTGGGCTATTCGTGGGCCTTGCAGCGCTGGCTGCTGGGTGATGGCGGGAGCGATGTCTACCGGCTGCTGCTGCTCGGCCTGGTGCTGACGATGATGATCGGCACCGCCACGCAGTTCATCCAGCTGCGCATCAGCCCCGGCGAGTTCGCGGTGCTGGAGCATCTGAGCAACACCTCCTTCAACCGGGTGCGGCCCGAGACCCTGCTCTATGCAGCGCTGGCGCTCGCGGCGGTGTGCCTGCTGGCGCGCAAGACGCTGCCGGTGCTGGACGTGCTGGCGCTGGGGCCCGAACAGGCGCAGTCGCTGGGGGTCGAGCATGGCCGGCAGATGCGTTTCCTGCTGGCGCTGATCGCGATCCTGGTCGCGGTCTCCACCAGCCTGATCGGGCCGACGGCCTTCATGGGCATCTTCGTCGCGCATATCGCCTATGCGCTGGCCGGCAGCAGCCGGCACCGCGTCACCCTGCCGCTGGCCTGCGCGGTCGCGATCGCGATCTTCATCGTCGCTCAGCTGCTGGTTGAGCATGTCTTCAACTACAAGACCACCGTCGGCATCCTGATCAATCTGGTGTGCGGCGCGTACTTTCTCGCGCTGACGGTCCGTGCCCGAGGGAGCGCCGCATGA